The proteins below are encoded in one region of Phaeodactylum tricornutum CCAP 1055/1 chromosome 3, complete sequence:
- a CDS encoding predicted protein — protein MDWWGILLGVSVVLAVTPNSSFLVTAAREQECDAINTNANATLPVSLRIGLEWFTNPDHLPLIVAQQHGIFRDYGLDVHLIEPKDHWEAEEEILQGRLDVAVTEPLHLAQDAARGKPVLGFARFFHSDGGVMYRTDGEIRRPRDMCGKIIGYPGAPGPGGPAIVNTMVQADGKYDCDLESYGKYNGGFFHTDALESKKADVAALIFWNFEIPEATARGVPVDFFSLKEWGVPDVCQLVLFTTPEKFLALQPQLRKLVLALRKATGIIHQRPELAKSYYQQYTQGKDGDTSEQEIDEVQRQIMDETLRATLPAFPNDSNMASDYYERLMAWLVDTNQVEADAAVTTSVRSYWTNEVAW, from the coding sequence ATGGATTGGTGGGGAATCTTGCTCGGCGTATCTGTTGTGCTAGCCGTTACTCCAAACTCCTCCTTCCTCGTCACGGCGGCTCGTGAACAAGAATGCGACGCCATCAACACAAACGCTAACGCTACGCTGCCGGTATCCTTGCGTATTGGTCTGGAGTGGTTCACCAATCCGGATCATTTGCCCTTGATTGTCGCACAACAGCACGGAATCTTCCGAGATTACGGTCTCGACGTGCACCTTATCGAACCGAAAGATCACTGGGAAGCCGAGGAAGAGATCCTGCAAGGTCGTCTGGATGTGGCGGTAACGGAACCTTTGCATTTGGCACAAGACGCGGCGCGTGGCAAGCCGGTCTTGGGCTTTGCGCGATTCTTTCACTCGGACGGTGGGGTCATGTACCGAACCGACGGCGAAATTCGGCGACCCCGCGACATGTGTGGCAAGATCATTGGCTATCCCGGAGCTCCGGGACCCGGGGGACCCGCTATTGTCAATACCATGGTCCAGGCCGACGGAAAATATGATTGTGATTTGGAATCGTACGGAAAATACAACGGCGGTTTCTTTCACACGGATGCGTTGGaatcgaaaaaggccgacgTGGCGGCGCTCATCTTTTGGAACTTTGAGATTCCCGAAGCGACGGCCCGTGGTGTGCCGGTAGACTTTTTCAGTCTTAAGGAATGGGGCGTCCCCGATGTCTGTCAACTCGTCCTCTTTACGACACCAGAAAAATTCTTGGCGTTACAGCCACAATTGAGGAAACTGGTCTTGGCGTTGCGCAAAGCTACGGGAATCATCCATCAACGTCCAGAGCTCGCCAAGTCCTATTATCAACAGTATACCCAAGGAAAGGACGGGGATACGAGTGAACAGGAAATCGACGAAGTCCAGCGTCAAATCATGGACGAGACGTTACGGGCAACGCTTCCCGCGTTTCCGAACGACAGCAACATGGCCAGTGACTACTACGAACGGCTCATGGCGTGGCTGGTTGACACCAACCAGGTAGAGGCCGACGCCGCTGTGACTACCAGTGTGCGCTCCTACTGGACCAATGAAGTTGCCTGGTAG
- a CDS encoding predicted protein codes for MEITTSEITEKRTVLNFATFDFLGMSAALSSNTHNPVKQAAQEALDKYGCGSCGPRGFYGTVDVHLHLEKAFADFTGTADSILYSDGASTCSSTVAAFCKRGDLIVADRGIYEPLLTGVSLSRAHVKWFRHNDMQDLRRVLEQVRETDQQLKRPQNAQRRFLVVEGLYKNTGTIVPLDELVALKHEFSYRLILDESFSFGVLGKTGRGVTEHFGKKLMHDAEIVTIGLENSIGSVGGVTVGTEEVVDHQRLSGSGYCFSASSPPFSAAAAMQALEQMKKDPDLLQRLHDNRTYMYEKLKAFCTKLEDLLFVTSDERSPIIMLQVADIPETEYLDEVIFLREVVRESLSRGCALVATGRHIPSRADPPPGIRMVVTAAHTFEDIDKVLTVLNKSVDVIMNRFHEESKE; via the coding sequence ATGGAGATCACCACGTCGGAAATTACTGAAAAACGGACCGTGCTCAACTTTGCCACCTTTGATTTCCTCGGCATGTCCGCCGCACTCTCCTCCAATACTCACAATCCTGTCAAGCAAGCGGCCCAAGAAGCCCTCGATAAGTACGGTTGTGGGAGTTGCGGCCCTCGAGGATTCTACGGTACGGTAGATGTACACTTGCATTTGGAAAAAGCCTTTGCCGACTTTACCGGCACAGCCGATTCCATTCTTTACAGTGACGGAGCCAGCACATGTTCTTCCACCGTCGCCGCATTTTGCAAACGTGGTGACCTTATTGTAGCTGATCGCGGTATCTATGAACCGCTGCTTACGGGCGTCAGCTTATCGCGGGCTCACGTCAAATGGTTTCGACACAACGACATGCAAGATTTGCGACGCGTTTTGGAACAAGTTCGCGAGACGGACCAGCAACTGAAACGCCCACAGAACGCGCAACGACGATTTCTCGTCGTAGAAGGCTTGTACAAGAACACCGGAACGATTGTGCCATTGGATGAACTGGTGGCACTCAAACACGAGTTCAGTTATCGACTCATTTTGGACGAATCATTCTCGTTCGGAGTGTTGGGTAAAACGGGTCGGGGCGTTACGGAACACTTTGGTAAAAAACTCATGCACGACGCCGAAATTGTTACCATTGGATTGGAAAATTCCATTGGTAGTGTGGGTGGAGTGACGGTCGGCACGGAGGAAGTCGTCGACCACCAGCGCTTGAGTGGATCCGGGTACTGCTTCAGTGCATCGTCTCCGCCATTTTCGGCCGCCGCAGCCATGCAGGCGTTGGAACAAATGAAAAAGGATCCGGACCTCTTGCAGCGCCTCCACGACAACCGGACCTACATGTACGAGAAACTCAAAGCGTTCTGTACCAAGTTGGAAGATCTGTTGTTCGTTACCAGCGACGAACGATCGCCAATTATTATGCTTCAAGTGGCCGACATTCCGGAAACCGAGTACCTGGACGAGGTTATTTTTTTGCGGGAAGTGGTACGGGAAAGCTTGTCTCGGGGCTGTGCGTTGGTAGCAACGGGTAGACACATACCAAGTCGTGCAGATCCACCCCCTGGTATCCGCATGGTTGTAACGGCCGCGCATACCTTTGAAGATATCGACAAGGTTTTGACGGTTTTGAACAAATCAGTGGATGTGATTATGAATCGATTCCATGAGGAATCGAAAGAGTAG
- a CDS encoding predicted protein codes for MRVWLVLSLMVNPSSGLAAGSRPNVGLHGSSCYGGSRRGARISRRCVSTLWAQKPGKSTKRHPAAVGGGGFGGASRTHMPPSPTNDYAVFPRLEPPVADTLVAAPEDWEQPGPLPNEIYQRLDQIYGLPRFNYETSEPVSLDELMVAPKDPPSISRNEFDDLLSAATGRPVSTPPASTFASTPSSADLPLDALPPFEKFRILHVDPLVLGIDDFFTAAECDRYVALATQNQKHNILESRSPTVGKDAAAKAQRTSTTYYNHFEGVPELMAKASRLLGLQSIDRWEEPQTVRYRKNEKFTWHLDALGPNENNPGLGGQRLATLLVYHTDLQSDEGGATMFRDLTGTNGRLAVRPRRGAALLFFPAAGGIPNAPFDVRTLHCGQAVSATSQQDKWISQLWLRQSSYTPTAPPGNSHSQATKAISEYCANLSVK; via the coding sequence ATGAGGGTATGGCTAGTCCTGTCCTTGATGGTCAACCCGTCGTCAGGATTGGCGGCGGGATCGAGGCCAAACGTCGGCCTGCACGGCAGTAGTTGTTACGGTGGTAGCCGGCGGGGCGCCCGTATTTCGCGCCGATGCGTTTCTACTCTGTGGGCCCAAAAACCGGGTAAATCTACCAAACGTCACCCCGCTGCAGTCGGTGGTGGAGGATTTGGTGGTGCTTCCCGAACCCACATGCCCCCGTCGCCCACGAACGATTATGCCGTCTTCCCACGTCTGGAACCGCCCGTGGCCGACACGCTGGTAGCGGCGCCAGAAGATTGGGAACAACCCGGTCCCCTTCCCAACGAAATCTATCAACGATTGGATCAAATTTACGGCTTGCCACGTTTCAATTACGAAACATCCGAACCAGTGTCTCTTGATGAACTCATGGTCGCTCCCAAGGACCCCCCGTCCATCAGCCGCAACGAATTTGACGATCTATTGAGTGCGGCGACGGGGAGACCAGTGTCGACGCCACCAGCGTCGACATTCGCGTCGACTCCGTCCAGTGCGGATCTGCCTCTCGACGCACTACCACCATTCGAAAAATTTCGTATTCTGCATGTGGATCCACTCGTGCTGGGTATCGATGATTTCTTTACCGCCGCCGAGTGCGATCGATACGTCGCCTTGGCAACCCAAAACCAGAAACACAACATTCTGGAAAGCCGGTCGCCGACAGTCGGTAAGGACGCTGCCGCCAAAGCACAGCGTACAAGTACGACCTACTACAATCATTTTGAGGGGGTCCCGGAACTTATGGCCAAGGCGTCACGTCTTTTAGGACTACAAAGTATCGATCGCTGGGAAGAGCCACAAACCGTTCGTTACCGAAAAAATGAGAAATTCACCTGGCACTTGGATGCTTTGGGACCCAACGAGAATAATCCTGGTCTGGGAGGTCAGCGATTGGCAACCCTTCTGGTGTATCATACCGATTTACAGTCGGACGAAGGCGGTGCCACCATGTTTCGCGATTTGACTGGCACGAACGGACGACTCGCGGTACGCCCCCGACGAGGGGCGGCACTGCTCTTTTTCCCGGCAGCCGGGGGCATTCCCAATGCACCCTTTGATGTACGAACACTGCACTGTGGTCAAGCCGTGTCCGCCACGTCTCAACAGGACAAATGGATTTCGCAGTTGTGGTTGCGACAGTCTTCTTACACGCCTACGGCCCCTCCGGGCAACTCGCACTCGCAAGCAACCAAAGCCATTTCCGAGTACTGTGCCAACCTGTCGGTAAAATAA
- a CDS encoding predicted protein, whose protein sequence is MADPALDDDPVEAPLEANVYAVLQQIREIAAQVGFGERTMWDIGRIRNVLEATAGDVNLASQLYWDDFVATHAAGDRPHGLPMEALLAHEGAGEANPAQAADEEGNDELVVELDGMDADEEGPAIPPNHAGPDVINNIPAVDELDAHDEKYNNNEIREHRPRRSRNNPLQEIAIDRDLLEIFGRHHSGDDADRLVARIRESVRRLRQAEPQHLPANGQPEVPAAAVRAAAAVLLAARDMESVSVSDEDEEGGWKLVGGKLANLPQKRRRSDPTSSPDVPADSDDDCYLSDNDWLWEPTDVRNTIPISPPMDLLWGIPSPQEPTEAATVNNEVDNGGSSNIIVAEDDEADDDNAASNIGSTGIPRTWLGCSFALSDCATGLVVQPPNEDDIAYTTWRKKVPLTGSIRSRIPPPYHCRSVSILLSIVTGLLYTGAAPQGTTVSCHTSRKPFADLDPEQRRREFGSRLADALSSLLLIAAKSSIARKSKALAALKLSQKPADIRKWQKLARKLRLCPTSSWDTDPATGYLRFAGERRIDRTPQIKTSFTNVEDLHSYVLSNLTFFTRSGGCALFLETLLRIHGKGAVARMIRHARSRAKMLPPMEVPLIRCVCDEKHKKRLDDNPPTGLSRADLANMVGTSPPGHECVSIELLSLLLTGSVHSTLKGWSTGSLGLGLLSEPSQKVCQGLTRPGQPVWLLRGPTCYSVLWLTGSRDFDGTDFARIDRPGAVATLCHWNCWYEERRRTDFRLVTVRSQWVPPTRRSVVDELQMEEKDETQTQTMRLMAQRRRKSVGLLNELEDGGRDLVELNFSAEETNRLEIHPEDQKLYPDQYQMWRYDMHEVTSMDQKPAATRWKPFHRLSKRAQQLVHVTLGPKINTILWTRWPSANLERFQPESPPPVV, encoded by the coding sequence ATGGCGGATCCGGCACTAGACGACGATCCCGTGGAAGCCCCCCTAGAAGCCAACGTGTACGCGGTCCTGCAGCAGATCCGTGAGATTGCCGCTCAGGTTGGTTTTGGCGAACGCACCATGTGGGACATTGGTCGCATTCGTAACGTTCTGGAAGCCACGGCAGGCGACGTGAATCTCGCGTCCCAACTGTACTGGGACGATTTTGTGGCGACACACGCCGCGGGGGATCGTCCCCATGGTCTTCCCATGGAAGCCTTACTGGCACACGAGGGAGCGGGGGAGGCGAATCCTGCCCAAGCAGCAGACGAGGAGGGTAACGACGAGCTCGTTGTGGAACTAGACGGTATGGATGCCGACGAGGAAGGCCCCGCAATACCTCCCAACCACGCTGGACCCGATGTCATCAACAACATTCCTGCCGTGGACGAACTCGATGCTCACGACGAAAAATATAATAACAATGAGATTCGCGAGCATCGTCCCCGTCGCAGTCGGAACAACCCACTCCAAGAAATTGCAATTGACCGCGATCTCTTGGAGATCTTTGGTCGACATCATTCGGGTGACGATGCCGATCGTCTTGTCGCTCGGATCCGAGAATCTGtccgtcgtcttcgccaaGCAGAACCACAGCATCTGCCCGCAAATGGTCAACCCGAAGTCCCCGCAGCCGCTGTCCGAGCTGCTGCGGCAGTCCTTTTGGCCGCTCGGGATATGGAATCCGTCTCGGtttcggacgaagacgaagagggCGGGTGGAAACTGGTTGGTGGCAAGCTAGCCAACCTTCCGCAGAAGCGACGCAGATCTGATCCGACCAGCAGTCCCGATGTCCCCGccgacagtgacgacgactGCTATTTGAGTGACAATGATTGGTTGTGGGAACCCACGGACGTGCGCAACACTATTCCGATATCGCCACCAATGGATCTCTTATGGGGAATTCCTTCGCCGCAGGAGCCCACCGAGGCTGCGACCGTCAACAACGAAGTGGACAATGGTGGTAGTAGCAATATAATTGTGGccgaggacgacgaagcggacgATGACAACGCTGCGTCAAATATCGGCAGTACCGGGATTCCCCGGACTTGGTTAGGCTGCAGCTTTGCGTTGTCCGATTGTGCCACGGGTCTCGTCGTTCAGCCtccgaacgaagacgatatTGCCTACACTACTTGGCGCAAAAAGGTTCCGCTAACAGGCAGCATACGCAGTCGCATTCCACCTCCCTATCATTGTCGGTCAGTGTCCATCCTTCTTTCCATCGTGACCGGATTACTGTACACGGGCGCTGCTCCACAAGGAACTACGGTGAGTTGTCACACTTCGCGCAAGCCGTTTGCGGACCTCGATCCCGAGCAGCGCCGCCGCGAATTTGGATCACGCCTCGCCGACGCTTTGTCGTCACTCTTGTTGATTGCCGCCAAAAGCTCGATTGCCCGCAAATCCAAGGCGCTCGCCGCGCTCAAATTAAGCCAAAAACCAGCGGATATACGCAAATGGCAAAAACTCGCCCGGAAACTGCGTCTTTGTCCAACAAGCTCGTGGGATACCGATCCGGCAACAGGATACTTACGGTTTGCGGGGGAGCGTCGTATTGATCGGACTCCGCAAATCAAAACGTCGTTTACGAATGTGGAAGACCTGCATTCGTATGTACTGAGTAATCTGACCTTTTTCACGAGATCCGGCGGCTGCGCACtgtttttggaaaccttACTGCGGATTCACGGCAAAGGGGCTGTTGCCCGAATGATTCGCCACGCACGCTCCCGGGCGAAGATGCTACCTCCGATGGAAGTACCTTTGATACGCTGTGTTTGCGACGAAAAACATAAGAAACGGTTGGACGACAATCCCCCCACTGGATTGTCACGAGCCGATCTGGCCAACATGGTGGGCACCAGCCCTCCCGGACACGAATGTGTATCGATAGAACTTTTGAGCTTACTTTTGACGGGAAGCGTCCATTCTACGCTGAAGGGCTGGTCCACGGGTTCGCTGGGGTTGGGGTTGCTTTCGGAGCCTTCCCAAAAAGTGTGTCAGGGTCTCACGCGCCCGGGTCAACCTGTCTGGCTGTTGCGCGGGCCGACGTGTTATTCCGTCCTTTGGCTGACGGGGAGTCGTGATTTTGACGGTACGGATTTCGCACGAATCGACCGTCCCGGTGCGGTTGCCACGCTGTGCCACTGGAACTGCTGGTACGAAGAACGGCGTCGGACGGACTTTCGACTCGTCACGGTGCGGTCTCAATGGGTTCCGCCCACGCGGCGTTCGGTTGTGGACGAACTGCAGATGGAGGAGAAGGACGAAACGCAAACGCAAACGATGCGATTAATGGCGCAACGCCGCCGCAAAAGTGTCGGTTTGCTCAACGAACTCGAAGACGGGGGGAGAGACCTTGTCGAACTGAACTTTTCAGCAGAGGAAACGAACCGCTTGGAAATCCACCCGGAGGATCAGAAGCTGTATCCGGATCAGTACCAAATGTGGCGTTACGATATGCACGAGGTTACTTCAATGGACCAGAAGCCGGCAGCCACACGATGGAAGCCCTTTCACCGTTTGAGCAAGCGGGCCCAGCAGCTGGTGCACGTCACACTGGGACCAAAGATCAACACTATTTTGTGGACGCGATGGCCCAGCGCAAACTTGGAGCGCTTTCAACCGGAGAGTCCACCTCCTGTAGTGTAA